In the Agrococcus sp. Marseille-Q4369 genome, one interval contains:
- a CDS encoding nitroreductase family protein translates to MELIDAIRRRRTTNGAFLPDPVKEEHQRLLIEMAGRAPSQLNSQPWRFVITEDRSTIERVAAISGESMTEAMSNGTFFERYKRYFRFSQREMDERRDGMLFDKLPAPLRPFTSQVFTSGGQRLMNAMRVPHTLGEENRKLVAGSPLMLAVMLDRAEHRPGELSSFYSLFSMGAAMENLWLTTVELGMGIQFVSFPMEVPGQWERLVELFRVPDHLELMAVYRLGYVPEERRRPRIDWTSSERRLPSQIVFRDTCDTPQLGWDDAQVTPRHDD, encoded by the coding sequence GTGGAGCTCATCGACGCCATCCGCCGCCGCCGCACGACGAACGGCGCGTTCCTGCCCGACCCGGTGAAGGAGGAGCACCAGCGCCTGCTGATCGAGATGGCCGGCCGCGCGCCCTCGCAGCTCAACAGCCAGCCGTGGCGGTTCGTCATCACCGAGGATCGCAGCACGATCGAGCGCGTGGCCGCGATCAGCGGCGAGAGCATGACCGAGGCGATGTCGAACGGCACGTTCTTCGAGCGCTACAAGCGCTACTTCCGCTTCTCGCAGCGCGAGATGGACGAGCGCCGCGACGGCATGCTCTTCGACAAGCTGCCAGCGCCGCTGCGCCCCTTCACGAGCCAGGTGTTCACCTCCGGCGGCCAGCGGCTCATGAACGCGATGCGCGTGCCGCACACGCTCGGCGAGGAGAACCGCAAGCTCGTCGCCGGCTCCCCGCTCATGCTCGCCGTCATGCTCGACCGCGCCGAGCACCGCCCGGGCGAGCTCTCCTCCTTCTACTCGCTCTTCAGCATGGGCGCGGCGATGGAGAACCTCTGGCTCACGACGGTCGAGCTCGGCATGGGCATCCAGTTCGTCTCCTTCCCGATGGAGGTGCCCGGGCAGTGGGAGCGGCTCGTCGAGCTCTTCCGCGTGCCCGACCACCTCGAGCTCATGGCCGTCTACCGCCTCGGCTACGTGCCCGAGGAGCGCCGCCGCCCCCGCATCGACTGGACGAGCTCCGAGCGCCGGCTGCCCTCGCAGATCGTCTTCCGCGACACGTGCGACACCCCCCAGCTCGGCTGGGACGATGCGCAGGTCACCCCGCGCCACGACGACTGA
- a CDS encoding metallophosphoesterase — MTTRLLLLSDTHLPKRAKALQEQVWRLVDEADAVIHAGDWVSEAFLDELEARARRLIGVAGNNDGPALWERLGGEARAELDGVRIALVHETGATAGRERRCDERFGPASLDPCDVLVFGHSHIPWDSVTPGGVRLLNPGSPTDRRRQPVGTVMTAIADDGQLRDVRLVETPR; from the coding sequence GTGACGACGCGCCTGCTGCTGCTGAGCGACACGCACCTGCCGAAGCGCGCGAAGGCGCTGCAGGAGCAGGTGTGGCGGCTCGTCGACGAGGCGGATGCCGTCATCCACGCGGGCGATTGGGTCTCGGAGGCCTTCCTCGACGAACTGGAGGCGCGCGCCCGGCGGCTCATCGGCGTCGCGGGCAACAACGACGGGCCGGCGCTGTGGGAGCGCCTCGGTGGCGAGGCGCGCGCGGAGCTCGACGGCGTCCGGATCGCGCTCGTGCACGAGACCGGCGCCACCGCCGGGCGTGAGCGCCGCTGCGACGAGCGCTTCGGACCGGCCTCACTCGATCCGTGCGACGTGCTCGTCTTCGGCCACTCGCACATCCCGTGGGACTCGGTGACGCCCGGCGGCGTGCGGCTGCTGAACCCCGGCTCCCCCACCGATCGTCGGCGCCAGCCGGTCGGCACGGTCATGACCGCGATCGCCGACGACGGGCAGCTGCGCGACGTGCGGCTCGTCGAGACGCCGCGCTGA
- a CDS encoding serine/threonine-protein kinase, with protein sequence MIATGADPLAPGRLLAERYRIGPLLGSGGTAAVHRATDELLGRTVAVKALVRPVGDDAAERRERAEIELLASVHHRSLVTLFDAGKTHVDGLPVSFLVMELVEGPSLAQRLDEGPLPLAEVERLAHDLAEALAVVHAHGIVHRDVKPANVLLSPAPLHRGAFDAKLADFGIAALVGGERLTATGTVLGTAAYLSPEQATGARVDASSDIYSLGLVLLEALTGRREYPGSLVESLSARLARDPEIPGELGYRWKSLLTAMTTRDPAERPTARAVLERLSRSAGGADATAATPAAAAAAAATSVGATAELATERAPIAAPLDATRPLAVDDSATTARAAASRPQRSKRTRGLALALGLAAAGALVAIPVLSQQPTPSEKAPVEIELADLPGLVPDQGVAEPPVTEPEQVAVPEPAPAPVAEPEPAVVVTPADGNNGNNGDGNGNGNAGNGNGNAGNGNAGDGGNGNRGNNGNNGNGNGNGNGNGNGNRP encoded by the coding sequence ATGATCGCGACAGGAGCCGATCCGCTCGCGCCGGGGCGGCTGCTCGCCGAGCGCTACCGCATCGGGCCGCTGCTCGGTTCCGGCGGCACCGCGGCGGTGCACCGCGCGACGGACGAGCTGCTCGGGCGGACGGTCGCCGTGAAGGCGCTCGTGCGCCCCGTCGGCGACGATGCGGCGGAGCGGCGGGAGCGCGCCGAGATCGAGCTGCTCGCCTCCGTGCACCACCGCTCGCTCGTGACGCTCTTCGACGCCGGCAAGACGCACGTCGACGGCCTGCCGGTCTCGTTCCTCGTCATGGAGCTCGTCGAGGGGCCGAGCCTCGCGCAGCGGCTCGACGAGGGACCGCTGCCGCTGGCCGAGGTCGAGCGGCTCGCGCACGACCTGGCGGAGGCGCTCGCGGTCGTCCACGCGCACGGCATCGTGCACCGCGACGTGAAGCCGGCCAACGTGCTCCTGTCCCCCGCACCGCTGCACCGCGGTGCGTTCGACGCGAAGCTCGCCGACTTCGGCATCGCCGCGCTCGTCGGCGGCGAGCGGCTCACCGCCACGGGCACGGTGCTCGGCACCGCGGCGTACTTGAGCCCCGAGCAGGCCACCGGCGCGCGCGTCGACGCGTCCTCCGACATCTACTCGCTCGGCCTCGTGCTGCTCGAGGCCCTCACGGGCCGACGCGAGTACCCGGGCTCGCTCGTCGAGTCGTTGAGCGCCCGCCTCGCCCGCGACCCGGAGATCCCCGGCGAGCTCGGGTATCGCTGGAAGTCGCTGCTGACCGCGATGACGACGCGCGACCCGGCGGAGCGGCCGACCGCGAGAGCCGTGCTCGAGCGCCTCTCGCGGTCGGCGGGCGGCGCCGACGCGACGGCGGCGACGCCGGCTGCGGCTGCTGCTGCCGCAGCGACGAGCGTCGGCGCGACCGCGGAGCTCGCGACCGAGCGTGCTCCGATCGCCGCGCCGCTCGACGCGACGCGGCCGCTGGCCGTGGACGACTCGGCGACGACGGCGCGAGCGGCGGCGAGCCGACCGCAGCGGTCGAAGCGCACTCGCGGGCTGGCGCTCGCTCTGGGCCTCGCCGCCGCGGGGGCGCTCGTCGCGATCCCGGTGCTCTCGCAGCAGCCGACCCCGAGCGAGAAGGCGCCGGTCGAGATCGAGCTCGCCGACCTCCCTGGGCTCGTGCCCGACCAGGGCGTCGCCGAGCCTCCGGTCACCGAGCCCGAGCAGGTCGCCGTGCCGGAGCCGGCACCGGCGCCGGTCGCGGAGCCCGAGCCGGCGGTCGTGGTGACGCCGGCGGACGGGAACAACGGGAACAACGGCGACGGCAACGGCAACGGCAATGCCGGCAATGGCAACGGCAACGCTGGCAATGGCAACGCTGGCGACGGCGGCAACGGGAACCGCGGCAACAACGGCAACAACGGCAACGGCAACGGCAACGGCAACGGCAACGGCAACGGCAACCGCCCCTAG
- a CDS encoding alpha/beta hydrolase gives MRRRHAHRVDIGDLAFRLTADASAPDPTHPTVVLVHGIGVSRRYFARLHGVLATRARVISVDLPGFGGLPKPQRDLDIETMAGALGEALDSLGTGPVVLVGHSMGSQWVVELALQRPELVSLVVAIGPVADHQHRSPTAQARALLVDSLREPPSGNVVILSDYLRAGPAWYLVQLRHMIAYSLERAVERLEMPLLVLRGERDPIAGLRWSRELRDRAPRARLVHVPGHPHAVQHTAPRAVASAILAHTG, from the coding sequence GTGAGGCGCCGCCACGCGCACCGCGTCGACATCGGCGACCTCGCCTTCAGGCTGACGGCGGATGCGTCGGCACCCGACCCGACGCATCCGACGGTCGTGCTCGTGCACGGCATCGGCGTCTCGCGTCGCTACTTCGCGCGCCTGCACGGCGTGCTCGCCACGCGGGCGCGAGTGATCTCGGTCGACCTGCCGGGCTTCGGCGGGCTGCCGAAGCCACAGCGTGACCTCGACATCGAGACGATGGCGGGAGCGCTCGGTGAGGCGCTCGACTCGCTCGGCACCGGGCCGGTCGTGCTCGTCGGGCACTCGATGGGCTCGCAGTGGGTCGTCGAGCTCGCGCTGCAGCGGCCAGAGCTCGTCTCGCTCGTCGTCGCGATCGGCCCCGTGGCCGACCATCAGCACCGCTCGCCGACCGCGCAGGCGAGGGCGCTGCTCGTCGACTCGCTGCGCGAGCCGCCGAGCGGCAACGTCGTCATCCTGAGCGACTACCTCCGCGCCGGCCCCGCGTGGTACCTCGTGCAGCTGCGCCACATGATCGCGTATTCGCTCGAGCGCGCGGTCGAGCGGCTCGAGATGCCGCTGCTCGTGCTGCGCGGCGAGCGCGACCCGATCGCGGGGCTGCGCTGGAGCCGCGAGCTGCGCGACCGCGCGCCGCGCGCGCGGCTCGTGCACGTGCCCGGCCACCCGCACGCCGTGCAGCACACGGCGCCGCGAGCGGTCGCCTCGGCGATCCTCGCGCACACCGGCTGA
- a CDS encoding GNAT family N-acetyltransferase encodes MITLEDRIPTAAEQRAVAEAVGWLDHFDWASIDRSLERSLHGVVVRDGGRTVGVGRLVGDGVRYWYVQDVMVDPDASEQGIGTRIVERLLAHVRAEAPAEAVVGLFSSPEAVSVYQDLGFVAATSDPLGMTLDLPAGA; translated from the coding sequence ATGATTACGCTCGAGGACCGCATCCCGACCGCCGCCGAGCAGCGCGCGGTCGCCGAGGCTGTCGGCTGGCTCGACCACTTCGACTGGGCCTCGATCGACCGCTCGCTCGAGCGCTCGCTCCACGGCGTCGTGGTGCGCGACGGCGGCCGCACCGTCGGCGTGGGCAGGCTCGTCGGCGACGGCGTGCGCTATTGGTACGTGCAGGACGTCATGGTCGACCCGGATGCGTCGGAGCAGGGCATCGGCACGCGGATCGTCGAGCGGCTGCTCGCGCACGTGCGCGCCGAGGCACCCGCCGAGGCGGTCGTTGGCCTCTTCTCGAGCCCCGAAGCCGTCTCGGTCTACCAGGACCTCGGCTTCGTGGCCGCGACGAGCGACCCGCTCGGCATGACGCTCGACCTGCCGGCCGGAGCGTGA
- a CDS encoding pyridoxamine 5'-phosphate oxidase family protein — translation MTERSEELQIITGIMRSTKVASLTYVSQQGDLVSVPMGTQDFEHPHTVWFLTQRSTEKVAAISADPRVNVHYAGKGGWVSLAGTARFVDDREKLRQLWDASADAFMTGEPEDPENGLLEITASSAEYWDSPGAVAVAVQLVKGIVSDAQPDMGDSGVVRL, via the coding sequence ATGACCGAACGCAGCGAAGAGCTCCAGATCATCACCGGCATCATGCGCTCGACGAAGGTCGCGTCGCTCACGTACGTCTCACAGCAGGGCGACCTCGTCTCCGTGCCGATGGGCACCCAGGACTTCGAGCACCCGCACACCGTGTGGTTCCTCACCCAGCGCTCGACCGAGAAGGTCGCCGCGATCTCGGCCGACCCGCGCGTGAACGTGCACTACGCGGGCAAGGGCGGCTGGGTGTCGCTCGCCGGTACCGCTCGCTTCGTCGACGACCGCGAGAAGCTGCGGCAGCTGTGGGATGCGTCGGCGGATGCGTTCATGACGGGCGAGCCGGAGGACCCGGAGAACGGCCTGCTCGAGATCACCGCATCGAGCGCCGAGTACTGGGACTCCCCCGGCGCGGTCGCGGTGGCGGTGCAACTCGTCAAGGGCATCGTGAGCGACGCGCAGCCCGACATGGGCGACTCGGGCGTCGTGCGCCTCTGA
- a CDS encoding ASCH domain-containing protein has protein sequence MSIDSARVPAAAPDREAAAEMWAAYAHAHPEAVAGTPEHTVEGFGDSAELADALLALVLEGGKRATSELVAEFVAAGEQLPRVGSHWIACDGAGRPRAILRSVELRIGPFGSADAAFAAAEGEDDRSLESWRREHRRYWTRTAAARGATWSEDDEIVFERFAVVWPPEHADAR, from the coding sequence ATGAGCATCGACAGCGCCCGCGTGCCCGCAGCTGCCCCCGATCGCGAGGCCGCGGCCGAGATGTGGGCGGCCTACGCGCACGCGCACCCCGAAGCGGTCGCCGGCACGCCCGAGCACACGGTCGAGGGGTTCGGCGACTCGGCGGAGCTCGCCGACGCACTGCTCGCCCTCGTGCTCGAGGGCGGCAAGCGCGCGACCTCAGAGCTCGTCGCCGAGTTCGTCGCGGCGGGGGAGCAGCTGCCCCGGGTCGGCTCGCACTGGATCGCGTGCGACGGTGCGGGCCGCCCGCGCGCGATCCTGCGGAGCGTCGAGCTGCGCATCGGGCCGTTCGGCAGCGCGGATGCCGCCTTCGCGGCCGCCGAGGGCGAGGACGACCGCTCGCTCGAGTCGTGGCGGCGCGAGCACCGTCGCTACTGGACGCGCACCGCGGCCGCGCGGGGCGCGACGTGGTCGGAGGACGACGAGATCGTCTTCGAGCGGTTCGCGGTCGTGTGGCCGCCGGAGCACGCCGACGCTCGCTGA
- a CDS encoding thioesterase family protein, with protein MQPTDAYFVALGDGRYRPTEHAVGAWQDGEIHFAPLAGILTHAIERHRAETGAAPLRLGRIAFDILGFLALDDVALRVETRRPGRTIELTEATASIAGRDVAIARAWHSVEVDTSAVAGGAAEPLPAPDAMRESAFAAEWGGGYVRSVELRVAGDGTPGRNRAWKRTAHPLIEGEQASALARWIGLVDGANGIAVRARPDTWMFPNLDLTIHLHREPEGAWVGFDTRVAFGPTGQGETHTALHDERGHVGHASQTLTVRPIPAR; from the coding sequence ATGCAGCCCACCGATGCCTACTTCGTCGCGCTCGGCGACGGCCGCTACCGACCCACCGAGCACGCTGTCGGCGCATGGCAGGACGGCGAGATCCACTTCGCGCCGCTCGCTGGCATCCTGACGCACGCGATCGAGCGCCACCGCGCCGAGACCGGCGCCGCGCCGCTGCGACTCGGTCGCATCGCCTTCGACATCCTCGGCTTCCTCGCGCTCGACGACGTCGCGCTGCGGGTCGAGACCCGCCGCCCGGGCCGCACGATCGAGCTCACCGAGGCCACCGCATCCATCGCCGGTCGCGACGTCGCGATCGCGCGCGCGTGGCACAGCGTCGAGGTCGACACGAGCGCCGTCGCGGGCGGCGCGGCCGAGCCGCTCCCGGCGCCCGACGCGATGCGCGAGTCGGCGTTCGCGGCCGAGTGGGGCGGCGGCTACGTGCGGTCGGTCGAGCTGCGCGTCGCGGGCGACGGCACGCCCGGCCGGAACCGCGCGTGGAAGCGCACCGCGCATCCGCTCATCGAGGGCGAGCAGGCGAGCGCCCTCGCCCGCTGGATCGGCCTCGTCGACGGCGCGAACGGCATCGCGGTGCGCGCGCGGCCCGACACGTGGATGTTCCCGAACCTCGACCTGACGATCCACCTCCATCGCGAGCCCGAGGGCGCGTGGGTCGGCTTCGACACGCGCGTCGCCTTCGGCCCCACCGGCCAGGGCGAGACGCACACCGCCCTGCACGACGAGCGCGGCCACGTCGGCCACGCCTCGCAGACGCTCACGGTGCGTCCGATCCCCGCTCGCTGA
- a CDS encoding DUF2255 family protein produces MSAPRDPEELAVIGLTEELHLSSRRPDGSLSPAITIWAVAVGDEVVVRSAYGERNGWYRRALERGAGRIRCGDVEQDVEIVDGSGLDQRAIDDEYRRRYARFEPPIVATAVGHAHTLRLRPA; encoded by the coding sequence ATGAGCGCGCCGCGGGACCCGGAGGAGCTCGCCGTCATCGGCTTGACCGAGGAGCTGCACCTCTCCTCCCGCCGCCCCGACGGCAGCCTGAGCCCCGCGATCACGATCTGGGCGGTCGCGGTGGGCGACGAGGTCGTCGTGCGCTCCGCCTACGGCGAGCGGAACGGCTGGTACCGCCGGGCGCTCGAGCGCGGCGCGGGCCGCATCCGCTGCGGCGACGTCGAGCAGGACGTCGAGATCGTCGACGGCTCGGGCCTCGACCAGCGCGCGATCGACGACGAGTACCGGCGGAGGTACGCGCGGTTCGAGCCGCCGATCGTCGCGACGGCCGTCGGGCACGCGCATACGCTGCGGCTGCGGCCCGCCTGA
- a CDS encoding thioredoxin domain-containing protein: MPRSAAVSVAAVVGALVLIVAVALLVVRPWEAPTATPAPAPGASTASAELVDESTHLLSDAGAGAPVVVEFFDYECPACGQFAPIVDDLVERHGDEVTFAVRYFPLPSHENAIPAAVAAEAAAQQGAFAEMHALLLERQSDWAGADGAEETFRGYAEELGLDLAAFDEAVAADATLDRVALDANAGIALGVPSTPMFYVDGEQLQLRDFGDLEAAIEAALAE, translated from the coding sequence ATGCCCAGAAGCGCCGCCGTCTCCGTCGCTGCCGTCGTCGGCGCCCTCGTGCTCATCGTCGCGGTCGCCCTGCTCGTCGTGCGGCCGTGGGAGGCGCCGACCGCCACGCCCGCGCCCGCGCCGGGCGCGAGCACCGCATCCGCCGAGCTCGTCGACGAGTCGACGCACCTGCTCTCGGATGCCGGCGCGGGGGCGCCGGTCGTCGTCGAGTTCTTCGACTACGAGTGCCCCGCGTGCGGGCAGTTCGCGCCCATCGTCGACGACCTCGTCGAGCGGCACGGCGACGAGGTGACGTTCGCGGTGCGCTACTTCCCGCTCCCGAGCCACGAGAACGCGATCCCCGCGGCCGTCGCTGCCGAGGCCGCCGCGCAGCAGGGCGCGTTCGCCGAGATGCACGCGCTGCTGCTCGAGCGGCAGTCGGACTGGGCGGGCGCCGACGGCGCGGAGGAGACCTTCCGCGGCTACGCCGAGGAGCTCGGGCTCGACCTCGCGGCGTTCGACGAGGCGGTCGCGGCCGACGCGACCCTCGATCGCGTCGCGCTCGACGCGAACGCCGGCATCGCGCTCGGCGTCCCCTCGACCCCGATGTTCTACGTCGACGGCGAGCAGCTGCAGCTGCGCGACTTCGGCGACCTCGAGGCCGCGATCGAGGCGGCGCTGGCCGAGTAG
- a CDS encoding DUF1905 domain-containing protein encodes MELEFSATTIEWRGPAPFLFAPLPPDESELIQQSARELTYGWGAIPVEATIGATSFTTSLFPRDGRYLLPLKVAVQRAEGVGLGDEVAVRMRLGR; translated from the coding sequence ATGGAGCTCGAGTTCTCGGCGACCACGATCGAGTGGCGCGGCCCCGCGCCCTTCCTCTTCGCTCCCCTCCCGCCCGACGAGTCGGAGCTCATCCAGCAGAGCGCGCGCGAGCTCACCTACGGCTGGGGCGCCATCCCGGTCGAGGCGACGATCGGCGCGACGTCCTTCACGACCTCGCTCTTCCCGCGCGATGGCCGCTACCTGCTGCCGCTCAAGGTCGCCGTGCAGCGGGCCGAGGGCGTCGGGCTCGGCGACGAGGTGGCGGTGCGGATGCGCTTGGGCCGCTAG
- a CDS encoding protealysin inhibitor emfourin yields the protein MGIDGRGFAERVGALGVTTVRRAERGIHRLARPATFALAPLLLRQAKQLQSALVWLPEPQGRRWGTVGEARGGEPLRLLLVGDSTATGVGADRLEDALAVRLAEQLAALADRSVEWRIEGQEGSTSAAVLERHLAVLDRQAHEPWDVILVLVGANDALQLVSRRAFIATVRTLLEGLRRHLRPGGLIGVAGAPQIDTFAWLPQPIRSLLGGHARSLDDALQRLAAAAPDVVHLPTPAILEPQWHASDGFHPSGAGYALWAGLIAPGLHEALGARSPSPLAGRRGIVPPYLLERLAAADLPAARVAAQTLGVDREVRVERAVGPRRRGLGAPAPARVPGEPSPDRIISDARGTTTLPGDEVRTEGAPPTGDAAADEAYDGLGASWRLLLEAFGRDSLDGRGMPLRATVHYGERYDNAFWDGERMVFGDGDGEVFAGFTGAIDVIGHELGHGVIAATADLVYRDQPGALNESIADVLGSLVKQHSLGQDADEADWLIGAGVFTDRVQGVALRSMAAPGTAFDDPVLGEDPQPGHMRDFVVTRDDLGGVHINSGIPNRAFHLVATTIGGPAWEAPGQIWFDALTGGLDREADFAAFARATEAAAEARFGADARETEAVRSAWRAVGVTGDAEPDAPAEDAVRVARTGGMLGRTRAATLEFEIIPGDDRERLDTLVASGVLAELDGRVLPDAPLWRVTIETRCDVTVAEPLLPDEVLALFRRLLELDER from the coding sequence ATGGGAATCGACGGACGGGGCTTCGCGGAGCGGGTCGGCGCGCTCGGCGTCACGACGGTCCGCCGCGCCGAGCGCGGCATCCACCGGCTCGCGCGGCCGGCGACCTTCGCGCTCGCGCCGCTGCTGCTGCGGCAGGCCAAGCAGCTGCAGTCGGCGCTCGTGTGGCTGCCGGAGCCGCAGGGCCGGCGCTGGGGCACGGTCGGCGAGGCGCGCGGCGGCGAGCCGCTGCGGCTGCTGCTCGTCGGCGACTCGACCGCGACCGGCGTCGGCGCCGACCGGCTCGAGGACGCGCTCGCCGTGCGGCTCGCCGAGCAGCTCGCGGCACTCGCCGACCGCAGCGTCGAGTGGCGCATCGAGGGGCAGGAGGGCTCGACCTCCGCCGCGGTGCTCGAGCGGCACCTCGCCGTGCTCGACCGGCAGGCGCACGAGCCGTGGGACGTCATCCTCGTGCTCGTCGGCGCGAACGACGCGCTCCAGCTCGTGAGCCGTCGCGCCTTCATCGCCACCGTGCGCACGCTCCTCGAGGGGCTCCGCCGCCACCTCCGGCCCGGCGGGCTCATCGGCGTCGCCGGCGCTCCGCAGATCGACACCTTCGCGTGGCTCCCGCAGCCGATCCGCTCGCTGCTCGGCGGGCACGCGCGCAGCCTCGACGACGCGCTGCAGCGCCTCGCCGCCGCGGCGCCCGACGTCGTGCACCTCCCCACGCCCGCGATCCTCGAGCCGCAGTGGCACGCATCCGACGGCTTCCATCCCTCCGGGGCGGGCTACGCGCTGTGGGCGGGCCTCATCGCGCCGGGGCTCCACGAGGCGCTCGGGGCGCGCTCGCCGTCGCCGCTCGCGGGCCGCCGCGGCATCGTGCCGCCCTACCTACTCGAGCGCCTCGCGGCGGCCGACCTCCCCGCGGCGCGCGTCGCCGCGCAGACGCTCGGCGTCGACCGCGAGGTGCGCGTCGAGCGCGCCGTCGGTCCCCGGCGGCGGGGGCTCGGCGCTCCCGCACCGGCGCGCGTCCCGGGCGAGCCCTCCCCCGACCGCATCATCAGCGACGCGCGCGGCACGACGACGCTGCCGGGCGACGAGGTGCGCACGGAGGGCGCGCCGCCGACGGGCGACGCGGCCGCCGACGAAGCCTACGACGGCCTCGGGGCGTCGTGGCGCTTGCTGCTCGAGGCCTTCGGCCGCGACTCGCTCGACGGGCGCGGCATGCCGCTGCGCGCGACCGTGCACTACGGCGAGCGCTACGACAACGCGTTCTGGGACGGCGAGCGCATGGTCTTCGGCGACGGCGACGGCGAGGTGTTCGCGGGCTTCACCGGCGCGATCGACGTCATCGGGCACGAGCTCGGGCACGGCGTCATCGCGGCGACCGCCGACCTCGTCTACCGCGACCAGCCGGGGGCGCTCAACGAGTCGATCGCCGACGTGCTCGGCTCGCTCGTCAAGCAGCACTCGCTCGGCCAGGACGCCGACGAGGCCGATTGGCTCATCGGCGCGGGCGTCTTCACCGACCGCGTGCAGGGCGTCGCGCTGCGCTCGATGGCGGCGCCCGGCACGGCCTTCGACGACCCCGTGCTCGGCGAGGACCCGCAGCCGGGCCACATGCGCGACTTCGTCGTCACGCGCGACGACCTCGGCGGGGTGCACATCAACTCCGGCATCCCCAACCGCGCCTTCCACCTCGTCGCGACGACGATCGGCGGACCGGCGTGGGAGGCGCCGGGGCAGATCTGGTTCGACGCCCTCACCGGCGGCCTCGACCGCGAGGCCGACTTCGCCGCCTTCGCGCGCGCGACGGAAGCGGCCGCCGAGGCGAGGTTCGGTGCGGATGCGCGCGAGACCGAGGCGGTGCGCTCGGCGTGGCGCGCGGTCGGCGTGACGGGCGACGCGGAGCCGGACGCCCCCGCCGAGGACGCCGTGCGCGTCGCCCGCACGGGCGGCATGCTCGGCCGCACGCGCGCGGCGACGCTCGAGTTCGAGATCATCCCGGGCGACGACCGCGAGCGGCTCGACACGCTCGTCGCCTCGGGCGTGCTCGCCGAGCTCGACGGGCGAGTGCTGCCCGACGCGCCGCTGTGGCGCGTGACGATCGAGACGCGCTGCGACGTCACCGTCGCCGAGCCACTGCTGCCCGACGAGGTGCTCGCGCTCTTCCGCCGGCTGCTCGAGCTCGACGAGCGCTGA